Proteins from a genomic interval of Onychostoma macrolepis isolate SWU-2019 chromosome 17, ASM1243209v1, whole genome shotgun sequence:
- the si:ch211-63b16.4 gene encoding uncharacterized protein si:ch211-63b16.4 isoform X1 — translation MALRAAVKLIPCRDAACQLNIEASSAALLRTSSPVSNLQADPKGSEVVWVRDCEEVVRLDGLTEVEVNSAQDLLQVHRRGSALRHTGISKGDFPSRSHMVFNIVVINTMLQSAEGVLTASKLTLVDLASSGQFRSSVVTDIKRTFNATNTNPQETKMLKRSLTIFGNVIFALSSAGSQHVPYRESKLTRALRDCLGGNCRTCLVVTVSSQSSLISETLSSLQFASRAMAVPSRPIYTSQLHYTPEQKDINHLNRQQILPPVGSDRKSQTCLLPNLLSSVSPSEHKLSSGHCGDGLELRTFLPQLEKPGQTEPPGHYSRGSRPGDEKNRADGRTRSLPRSLSGAVLHDAGGRERTGKGSEFSALQRRSVERLSTSSLEPFSAPSATVECPNCSRERKIREEYDKIIVQARRDKDSLSQKVAELENELRTRATQERQEGLSREKTRGNEESTSGTSADIGILKTAEVCLQTEAEELRSELSSCRKREEMLTQTLDSERERLTQDVQKLLTQLNSTRERNSQLESTHNIQRESLLAELQTSREELKRFRESVSLTISQLETEKAELMSHLEDTKSSNEKVCLENAGLRQKLKSFLREINSAPFTESSSPDTNTSHTHAVTTNTEMIVVSQHVSQQCPAGVTQGSECCFSQYEEFQHPEEEFTEKSETTNNSNCEQPLYKPQNLYKQLRREHSLLLDVMLVLYRREWFLQDAIPYVRRTLRKCGLRPEDID, via the exons ATGGCTCTACGGGCAGCGGTAAAACTCATACCATGCAGGGATGCAGCGTGTCAGCTAAACATAGAGGCATCATCAGCCGCGCTGCTGAGGACATCTTCGCCTGTATCAAACCTTCAGGCT GATCCAAAAGGGAGTGAGGTGGTCTGGGTGCGTGATTGTGAGGAGGTGGTGCGTCTCGATGGGTTGACGgaggtggaagtgaactccgccCAGGATTTGCTACAGGTGCATCGCCGTGGCTCCGCCCTCAGACACACAG GGATTTCAAAGGGAGATTTTCCCAGCCGATCCCATATGGTATTCAACATTGTGGTCATTAACACAATGCTCCAGTCCGCTG AGGGAGTTTTGACAGCCAGCAAACTGACTCTG gTGGATTTGGCAAGCTCAGGACAA TTTCGTAGTTCTGTGGTTACTGACATTAAGAGAACTTTCAATGCCACAAATACAAACCCACAAGAGACCAAGATGCTGAAACGCTCCCTCACCATATTCGGAAAT GTGATTTTTGCCCTCAGCTCTGCGGGGTCCCAGCATGTCCCATACAGAGAATCCAAACTAACCCGAGCACTTAGGGACTG TTTGGGAGGGAACTGCCGGACGTGTTTAGTGGTCACGGTGTCTTCTCAATCATCTTTAATATCTGAAACTCTCAGCTCTCTACAGTTTGCCTCCAGAGCCATGGCTGTTCCTTCACGACCCATATACACATCTCAGTTACATTACACACCTGAACAG AAGGACATTAATCATCTGAACAGACAGCAGATTTTACCACCGGTCGGATCTGACAGAAAG TCGCAGACATGCTTGCTTCCCAATCTTTTGAGTTCAGTCAGTCCCTCTGAACATAAACTCAGCTCAGGTCACTGTGGAGATGGGCTGGAGCTCAGAACTTTTCTCCCCCAGCTGGAGAAACCAGGCCAAACCGAACCACCTGGGCATTACAGCCGCGGATCTCGACCTGGAGATGAGAAAAACAGAGCTGATG GTAGGACTCGCTCCCTGCCCCGTTCCTTGTCTGGGGCGGTTCTCCATGATGCTGGAGGGAGAGAAAGAACTGGAAAGGGATCAGAGTTTTCAGCTTTACAGCGCCGTTCTGTAGAGCGGCTCTCTACATCCTCTCTTGAACCTTTTTCAGCTCCCTCAGCAACTGTGGAGTGTCCTAACTGTTCCCGGGAACGAAAGATCCGAGAGGAATATGACAAGATTATTGTTCAGGCTAGGAGAGACAAAGATTCTCTGAGTCAAAAAGTAGCAGAACTGGAGAATGAGTTGAGAACAAGAGCAACACAGGAGAGACAAGAGGGATTGAGCAGGGAAAAGACCAGAGGAAATGAAGAATCTACAAGCGGCACATCTGCAGATATTGGAATATTAAAGACTGCAGAG GTGTGTTTGCAAACAGAAGCAGAGGAGCTGAGATCAGAGCTGAGCTCATGTCGTAAGAGAGAGGAAATGCTGACACAAACGCTGgactctgagagagagagactgaccCAGGACGTCCAGAAACTGCTCACACAGCTCAACAGCACCAGAGAGAGAAACAGCCAGCTTGAATCAACCCATAACATCCAGCGG GAGAGCTTGTTGGCAGAACTACAGACCAGCAGAGAAGAGCTCAAAAGATTTCGAGAGAGTGTGTCTCTTACCATCAGCCAGCTTGAGACTGAAAAg GCTGAACTGATGTCACACTTAGAGGACACAAAAAGTTCCAATGAAAAG GTGTGCTTGGAAAATGCTGGTTTGAGACAGAAACTCAAGTCATTTTTGAGGGAGATCAACTCGGCACCCTTTACAGAATCCAGCAGTCCAGACACAaacacttcacacacacacgcagtcaCAACGAACACCGAGATGATTGTCGTCTCACAGCATGTGTCTCAGCAGTGTCCTGCAGGTGTCACACAAG GAAGTGAATGCTGCTTTAGTCAGTATGAAGAGTTTCAGCATCCTGAGGAGGAGTTTACAGAGAAGTCTGAAACCACAAACAACAGCAACTGTGAACAGCCTCTGTATAAACCCCAAAACCTCTACAAGCAGTT GAGGAGGGAGCACAGTCTGTTATTGGATGTGATGCTGGTTTTGTACAGGAGAGAGTGGTTTCTGCAGGATGCCATTCCATACGTCAGACGTACACTCAGGAAGTGTGGACTGAGGCCTGAGGATATAGACTAA
- the si:ch211-63b16.4 gene encoding uncharacterized protein si:ch211-63b16.4 isoform X3: protein MVFNIVVINTMLQSAEGVLTASKLTLVDLASSGQFRSSVVTDIKRTFNATNTNPQETKMLKRSLTIFGNVIFALSSAGSQHVPYRESKLTRALRDCLGGNCRTCLVVTVSSQSSLISETLSSLQFASRAMAVPSRPIYTSQLHYTPEQKDINHLNRQQILPPVGSDRKSQTCLLPNLLSSVSPSEHKLSSGHCGDGLELRTFLPQLEKPGQTEPPGHYSRGSRPGDEKNRADGRTRSLPRSLSGAVLHDAGGRERTGKGSEFSALQRRSVERLSTSSLEPFSAPSATVECPNCSRERKIREEYDKIIVQARRDKDSLSQKVAELENELRTRATQERQEGLSREKTRGNEESTSGTSADIGILKTAEVCLQTEAEELRSELSSCRKREEMLTQTLDSERERLTQDVQKLLTQLNSTRERNSQLESTHNIQRESLLAELQTSREELKRFRESVSLTISQLETEKAELMSHLEDTKSSNEKVCLENAGLRQKLKSFLREINSAPFTESSSPDTNTSHTHAVTTNTEMIVVSQHVSQQCPAGVTQGSECCFSQYEEFQHPEEEFTEKSETTNNSNCEQPLYKPQNLYKQLRREHSLLLDVMLVLYRREWFLQDAIPYVRRTLRKCGLRPEDID, encoded by the exons ATGGTATTCAACATTGTGGTCATTAACACAATGCTCCAGTCCGCTG AGGGAGTTTTGACAGCCAGCAAACTGACTCTG gTGGATTTGGCAAGCTCAGGACAA TTTCGTAGTTCTGTGGTTACTGACATTAAGAGAACTTTCAATGCCACAAATACAAACCCACAAGAGACCAAGATGCTGAAACGCTCCCTCACCATATTCGGAAAT GTGATTTTTGCCCTCAGCTCTGCGGGGTCCCAGCATGTCCCATACAGAGAATCCAAACTAACCCGAGCACTTAGGGACTG TTTGGGAGGGAACTGCCGGACGTGTTTAGTGGTCACGGTGTCTTCTCAATCATCTTTAATATCTGAAACTCTCAGCTCTCTACAGTTTGCCTCCAGAGCCATGGCTGTTCCTTCACGACCCATATACACATCTCAGTTACATTACACACCTGAACAG AAGGACATTAATCATCTGAACAGACAGCAGATTTTACCACCGGTCGGATCTGACAGAAAG TCGCAGACATGCTTGCTTCCCAATCTTTTGAGTTCAGTCAGTCCCTCTGAACATAAACTCAGCTCAGGTCACTGTGGAGATGGGCTGGAGCTCAGAACTTTTCTCCCCCAGCTGGAGAAACCAGGCCAAACCGAACCACCTGGGCATTACAGCCGCGGATCTCGACCTGGAGATGAGAAAAACAGAGCTGATG GTAGGACTCGCTCCCTGCCCCGTTCCTTGTCTGGGGCGGTTCTCCATGATGCTGGAGGGAGAGAAAGAACTGGAAAGGGATCAGAGTTTTCAGCTTTACAGCGCCGTTCTGTAGAGCGGCTCTCTACATCCTCTCTTGAACCTTTTTCAGCTCCCTCAGCAACTGTGGAGTGTCCTAACTGTTCCCGGGAACGAAAGATCCGAGAGGAATATGACAAGATTATTGTTCAGGCTAGGAGAGACAAAGATTCTCTGAGTCAAAAAGTAGCAGAACTGGAGAATGAGTTGAGAACAAGAGCAACACAGGAGAGACAAGAGGGATTGAGCAGGGAAAAGACCAGAGGAAATGAAGAATCTACAAGCGGCACATCTGCAGATATTGGAATATTAAAGACTGCAGAG GTGTGTTTGCAAACAGAAGCAGAGGAGCTGAGATCAGAGCTGAGCTCATGTCGTAAGAGAGAGGAAATGCTGACACAAACGCTGgactctgagagagagagactgaccCAGGACGTCCAGAAACTGCTCACACAGCTCAACAGCACCAGAGAGAGAAACAGCCAGCTTGAATCAACCCATAACATCCAGCGG GAGAGCTTGTTGGCAGAACTACAGACCAGCAGAGAAGAGCTCAAAAGATTTCGAGAGAGTGTGTCTCTTACCATCAGCCAGCTTGAGACTGAAAAg GCTGAACTGATGTCACACTTAGAGGACACAAAAAGTTCCAATGAAAAG GTGTGCTTGGAAAATGCTGGTTTGAGACAGAAACTCAAGTCATTTTTGAGGGAGATCAACTCGGCACCCTTTACAGAATCCAGCAGTCCAGACACAaacacttcacacacacacgcagtcaCAACGAACACCGAGATGATTGTCGTCTCACAGCATGTGTCTCAGCAGTGTCCTGCAGGTGTCACACAAG GAAGTGAATGCTGCTTTAGTCAGTATGAAGAGTTTCAGCATCCTGAGGAGGAGTTTACAGAGAAGTCTGAAACCACAAACAACAGCAACTGTGAACAGCCTCTGTATAAACCCCAAAACCTCTACAAGCAGTT GAGGAGGGAGCACAGTCTGTTATTGGATGTGATGCTGGTTTTGTACAGGAGAGAGTGGTTTCTGCAGGATGCCATTCCATACGTCAGACGTACACTCAGGAAGTGTGGACTGAGGCCTGAGGATATAGACTAA
- the LOC131522867 gene encoding protein FAM161A-like isoform X1: MRARQNSLEEQRKSSHSQNSSHSAANQGMDSLRQNSKVTIPKPFRMMLREEDRKRRNVKTRSEMELENERLKKELDELKECSKKFRAKPAPASTYLLFYDIINKHPNKLQRQKNQINQTDHHGNHHKQGTQHQSPTLPQQPFSFIERERKKREKKLADELNNLTPKAERRVFKARPVPRSLYRPSSPTCQIYEAVNLNHRGSALPPSILDDTLQEGEEAENEYEYEYEFSRPQSTDISRCSNNLRKWRNKAALQVEEEMERKRNRERDRDWSYFHPLRRTSLCHSQEPLNTCKSDYISV, translated from the exons atgagg GCTCGGCAGAACTCCTTAGAGGAGCAAAGGAAGTCGTCTCACTCTCAGAACTCATCTCACAGTGCAGCCAATCAGGGGATGGACAGCCTGAGACAGAATTCCAAAGTAACCATTCCCAAACCGTTTCGCATGATGCTTCGTGAAGAGGATCGCAAACGGCGCAATGTGAAAACCCGCTCTGAGATGGAGCTAGAAAATGAGAGACTGAAGAAAGAACTGGACGAGCTAAAAGAATGTAGCAAGAAGTTTCGCGCTAAACCAGCCCCCGCCTCCACTTATTTGCTCTTCTATGACATTATCAATAAGCACCCAAATAAGCTCCAGcggcaaaaaaatcaaatcaaccAAACGGATCACCATGGAAACCACCACAAACAAGGCACACAACACCAATCCCCAACTCTTCCACAACAGCCATTTAGCTTCATTGAAAGAGAGcgaaagaaaagagaaaaaaaactagCGGATGAGCTAAACAACCTGACTCCCAAAGCAGAACGAAGGGTGTTCAAAGCCAGACCCGTACCGAGGTCTCTATATAGGCCCAGCTCACCAACCTGCCAGATATATGAGGCAGTTAATCTGAATCACAGAGGCTCAGCACTGCCTCCTAGCATTCTGGAtgacacactgcaggagggagaGGAAGCCGAGAATGAGTATGAGTATGAGTATGAATTTTCAAGGCCACAGAGCACAGATATATCACGCTGCAGCAACAACCTCAGGAAATGGAGGAACAAGGCTGCACTGCAGGTGGAAGAAGAGATGGAGAGAAAGAGGaacagagaaagagacagagactGGTCCTACTTTCATCCCCTACGCAGGACCAGTCTCTGCCACAGCCAAGAACCCCTGAACACCTGCAAGAGTGACTACATCAGCGTTTAA
- the si:ch211-63b16.4 gene encoding uncharacterized protein si:ch211-63b16.4 isoform X2 has protein sequence MALRAAVKLIPCRDAACQLNIEASSAALLRTSSPVSNLQADPKGSEVVWVRDCEEVVRLDGLTEVEVNSAQDLLQVHRRGSALRHTGISKGDFPSRSHMVFNIVVINTMLQSAEGVLTASKLTLVDLASSGQFRSSVVTDIKRTFNATNTNPQETKMLKRSLTIFGNVIFALSSAGSQHVPYRESKLTRALRDCLGGNCRTCLVVTVSSQSSLISETLSSLQFASRAMAVPSRPIYTSQLHYTPEQDINHLNRQQILPPVGSDRKSQTCLLPNLLSSVSPSEHKLSSGHCGDGLELRTFLPQLEKPGQTEPPGHYSRGSRPGDEKNRADGRTRSLPRSLSGAVLHDAGGRERTGKGSEFSALQRRSVERLSTSSLEPFSAPSATVECPNCSRERKIREEYDKIIVQARRDKDSLSQKVAELENELRTRATQERQEGLSREKTRGNEESTSGTSADIGILKTAEVCLQTEAEELRSELSSCRKREEMLTQTLDSERERLTQDVQKLLTQLNSTRERNSQLESTHNIQRESLLAELQTSREELKRFRESVSLTISQLETEKAELMSHLEDTKSSNEKVCLENAGLRQKLKSFLREINSAPFTESSSPDTNTSHTHAVTTNTEMIVVSQHVSQQCPAGVTQGSECCFSQYEEFQHPEEEFTEKSETTNNSNCEQPLYKPQNLYKQLRREHSLLLDVMLVLYRREWFLQDAIPYVRRTLRKCGLRPEDID, from the exons ATGGCTCTACGGGCAGCGGTAAAACTCATACCATGCAGGGATGCAGCGTGTCAGCTAAACATAGAGGCATCATCAGCCGCGCTGCTGAGGACATCTTCGCCTGTATCAAACCTTCAGGCT GATCCAAAAGGGAGTGAGGTGGTCTGGGTGCGTGATTGTGAGGAGGTGGTGCGTCTCGATGGGTTGACGgaggtggaagtgaactccgccCAGGATTTGCTACAGGTGCATCGCCGTGGCTCCGCCCTCAGACACACAG GGATTTCAAAGGGAGATTTTCCCAGCCGATCCCATATGGTATTCAACATTGTGGTCATTAACACAATGCTCCAGTCCGCTG AGGGAGTTTTGACAGCCAGCAAACTGACTCTG gTGGATTTGGCAAGCTCAGGACAA TTTCGTAGTTCTGTGGTTACTGACATTAAGAGAACTTTCAATGCCACAAATACAAACCCACAAGAGACCAAGATGCTGAAACGCTCCCTCACCATATTCGGAAAT GTGATTTTTGCCCTCAGCTCTGCGGGGTCCCAGCATGTCCCATACAGAGAATCCAAACTAACCCGAGCACTTAGGGACTG TTTGGGAGGGAACTGCCGGACGTGTTTAGTGGTCACGGTGTCTTCTCAATCATCTTTAATATCTGAAACTCTCAGCTCTCTACAGTTTGCCTCCAGAGCCATGGCTGTTCCTTCACGACCCATATACACATCTCAGTTACATTACACACCTGAACAG GACATTAATCATCTGAACAGACAGCAGATTTTACCACCGGTCGGATCTGACAGAAAG TCGCAGACATGCTTGCTTCCCAATCTTTTGAGTTCAGTCAGTCCCTCTGAACATAAACTCAGCTCAGGTCACTGTGGAGATGGGCTGGAGCTCAGAACTTTTCTCCCCCAGCTGGAGAAACCAGGCCAAACCGAACCACCTGGGCATTACAGCCGCGGATCTCGACCTGGAGATGAGAAAAACAGAGCTGATG GTAGGACTCGCTCCCTGCCCCGTTCCTTGTCTGGGGCGGTTCTCCATGATGCTGGAGGGAGAGAAAGAACTGGAAAGGGATCAGAGTTTTCAGCTTTACAGCGCCGTTCTGTAGAGCGGCTCTCTACATCCTCTCTTGAACCTTTTTCAGCTCCCTCAGCAACTGTGGAGTGTCCTAACTGTTCCCGGGAACGAAAGATCCGAGAGGAATATGACAAGATTATTGTTCAGGCTAGGAGAGACAAAGATTCTCTGAGTCAAAAAGTAGCAGAACTGGAGAATGAGTTGAGAACAAGAGCAACACAGGAGAGACAAGAGGGATTGAGCAGGGAAAAGACCAGAGGAAATGAAGAATCTACAAGCGGCACATCTGCAGATATTGGAATATTAAAGACTGCAGAG GTGTGTTTGCAAACAGAAGCAGAGGAGCTGAGATCAGAGCTGAGCTCATGTCGTAAGAGAGAGGAAATGCTGACACAAACGCTGgactctgagagagagagactgaccCAGGACGTCCAGAAACTGCTCACACAGCTCAACAGCACCAGAGAGAGAAACAGCCAGCTTGAATCAACCCATAACATCCAGCGG GAGAGCTTGTTGGCAGAACTACAGACCAGCAGAGAAGAGCTCAAAAGATTTCGAGAGAGTGTGTCTCTTACCATCAGCCAGCTTGAGACTGAAAAg GCTGAACTGATGTCACACTTAGAGGACACAAAAAGTTCCAATGAAAAG GTGTGCTTGGAAAATGCTGGTTTGAGACAGAAACTCAAGTCATTTTTGAGGGAGATCAACTCGGCACCCTTTACAGAATCCAGCAGTCCAGACACAaacacttcacacacacacgcagtcaCAACGAACACCGAGATGATTGTCGTCTCACAGCATGTGTCTCAGCAGTGTCCTGCAGGTGTCACACAAG GAAGTGAATGCTGCTTTAGTCAGTATGAAGAGTTTCAGCATCCTGAGGAGGAGTTTACAGAGAAGTCTGAAACCACAAACAACAGCAACTGTGAACAGCCTCTGTATAAACCCCAAAACCTCTACAAGCAGTT GAGGAGGGAGCACAGTCTGTTATTGGATGTGATGCTGGTTTTGTACAGGAGAGAGTGGTTTCTGCAGGATGCCATTCCATACGTCAGACGTACACTCAGGAAGTGTGGACTGAGGCCTGAGGATATAGACTAA
- the si:ch211-63b16.4 gene encoding uncharacterized protein si:ch211-63b16.4 isoform X4 gives MALRAAVKLIPCRDAACQLNIEASSAALLRTSSPVSNLQADPKGSEVVWVRDCEEVVRLDGLTEVEVNSAQDLLQVHRRGSALRHTGISKGDFPSRSHMVFNIVVINTMLQSAEGVLTASKLTLVDLASSGQFRSSVVTDIKRTFNATNTNPQETKMLKRSLTIFGNVIFALSSAGSQHVPYRESKLTRALRDCLGGNCRTCLVVTVSSQSSLISETLSSLQFASRAMAVPSRPIYTSQLHYTPEQKDINHLNRQQILPPVGSDRKSQTCLLPNLLSSVSPSEHKLSSGHCGDGLELRTFLPQLEKPGQTEPPGHYSRGSRPGDEKNRADGRTRSLPRSLSGAVLHDAGGRERTGKGSEFSALQRRSVERLSTSSLEPFSAPSATVECPNCSRERKIREEYDKIIVQARRDKDSLSQKVAELENELRTRATQERQEGLSREKTRGNEESTSGTSADIGILKTAEVCLQTEAEELRSELSSCRKREEMLTQTLDSERERLTQDVQKLLTQLNSTRERNSQLESTHNIQRESLLAELQTSREELKRFRESVSLTISQLETEKAELMSHLEDTKSSNEKEVNAALVSMKSFSILRRSLQRSLKPQTTATVNSLCINPKTSTSS, from the exons ATGGCTCTACGGGCAGCGGTAAAACTCATACCATGCAGGGATGCAGCGTGTCAGCTAAACATAGAGGCATCATCAGCCGCGCTGCTGAGGACATCTTCGCCTGTATCAAACCTTCAGGCT GATCCAAAAGGGAGTGAGGTGGTCTGGGTGCGTGATTGTGAGGAGGTGGTGCGTCTCGATGGGTTGACGgaggtggaagtgaactccgccCAGGATTTGCTACAGGTGCATCGCCGTGGCTCCGCCCTCAGACACACAG GGATTTCAAAGGGAGATTTTCCCAGCCGATCCCATATGGTATTCAACATTGTGGTCATTAACACAATGCTCCAGTCCGCTG AGGGAGTTTTGACAGCCAGCAAACTGACTCTG gTGGATTTGGCAAGCTCAGGACAA TTTCGTAGTTCTGTGGTTACTGACATTAAGAGAACTTTCAATGCCACAAATACAAACCCACAAGAGACCAAGATGCTGAAACGCTCCCTCACCATATTCGGAAAT GTGATTTTTGCCCTCAGCTCTGCGGGGTCCCAGCATGTCCCATACAGAGAATCCAAACTAACCCGAGCACTTAGGGACTG TTTGGGAGGGAACTGCCGGACGTGTTTAGTGGTCACGGTGTCTTCTCAATCATCTTTAATATCTGAAACTCTCAGCTCTCTACAGTTTGCCTCCAGAGCCATGGCTGTTCCTTCACGACCCATATACACATCTCAGTTACATTACACACCTGAACAG AAGGACATTAATCATCTGAACAGACAGCAGATTTTACCACCGGTCGGATCTGACAGAAAG TCGCAGACATGCTTGCTTCCCAATCTTTTGAGTTCAGTCAGTCCCTCTGAACATAAACTCAGCTCAGGTCACTGTGGAGATGGGCTGGAGCTCAGAACTTTTCTCCCCCAGCTGGAGAAACCAGGCCAAACCGAACCACCTGGGCATTACAGCCGCGGATCTCGACCTGGAGATGAGAAAAACAGAGCTGATG GTAGGACTCGCTCCCTGCCCCGTTCCTTGTCTGGGGCGGTTCTCCATGATGCTGGAGGGAGAGAAAGAACTGGAAAGGGATCAGAGTTTTCAGCTTTACAGCGCCGTTCTGTAGAGCGGCTCTCTACATCCTCTCTTGAACCTTTTTCAGCTCCCTCAGCAACTGTGGAGTGTCCTAACTGTTCCCGGGAACGAAAGATCCGAGAGGAATATGACAAGATTATTGTTCAGGCTAGGAGAGACAAAGATTCTCTGAGTCAAAAAGTAGCAGAACTGGAGAATGAGTTGAGAACAAGAGCAACACAGGAGAGACAAGAGGGATTGAGCAGGGAAAAGACCAGAGGAAATGAAGAATCTACAAGCGGCACATCTGCAGATATTGGAATATTAAAGACTGCAGAG GTGTGTTTGCAAACAGAAGCAGAGGAGCTGAGATCAGAGCTGAGCTCATGTCGTAAGAGAGAGGAAATGCTGACACAAACGCTGgactctgagagagagagactgaccCAGGACGTCCAGAAACTGCTCACACAGCTCAACAGCACCAGAGAGAGAAACAGCCAGCTTGAATCAACCCATAACATCCAGCGG GAGAGCTTGTTGGCAGAACTACAGACCAGCAGAGAAGAGCTCAAAAGATTTCGAGAGAGTGTGTCTCTTACCATCAGCCAGCTTGAGACTGAAAAg GCTGAACTGATGTCACACTTAGAGGACACAAAAAGTTCCAATGAAAAG GAAGTGAATGCTGCTTTAGTCAGTATGAAGAGTTTCAGCATCCTGAGGAGGAGTTTACAGAGAAGTCTGAAACCACAAACAACAGCAACTGTGAACAGCCTCTGTATAAACCCCAAAACCTCTACAAGCAGTT GA
- the LOC131522867 gene encoding protein FAM161A-like isoform X2 — translation MDSLRQNSKVTIPKPFRMMLREEDRKRRNVKTRSEMELENERLKKELDELKECSKKFRAKPAPASTYLLFYDIINKHPNKLQRQKNQINQTDHHGNHHKQGTQHQSPTLPQQPFSFIERERKKREKKLADELNNLTPKAERRVFKARPVPRSLYRPSSPTCQIYEAVNLNHRGSALPPSILDDTLQEGEEAENEYEYEYEFSRPQSTDISRCSNNLRKWRNKAALQVEEEMERKRNRERDRDWSYFHPLRRTSLCHSQEPLNTCKSDYISV, via the coding sequence ATGGACAGCCTGAGACAGAATTCCAAAGTAACCATTCCCAAACCGTTTCGCATGATGCTTCGTGAAGAGGATCGCAAACGGCGCAATGTGAAAACCCGCTCTGAGATGGAGCTAGAAAATGAGAGACTGAAGAAAGAACTGGACGAGCTAAAAGAATGTAGCAAGAAGTTTCGCGCTAAACCAGCCCCCGCCTCCACTTATTTGCTCTTCTATGACATTATCAATAAGCACCCAAATAAGCTCCAGcggcaaaaaaatcaaatcaaccAAACGGATCACCATGGAAACCACCACAAACAAGGCACACAACACCAATCCCCAACTCTTCCACAACAGCCATTTAGCTTCATTGAAAGAGAGcgaaagaaaagagaaaaaaaactagCGGATGAGCTAAACAACCTGACTCCCAAAGCAGAACGAAGGGTGTTCAAAGCCAGACCCGTACCGAGGTCTCTATATAGGCCCAGCTCACCAACCTGCCAGATATATGAGGCAGTTAATCTGAATCACAGAGGCTCAGCACTGCCTCCTAGCATTCTGGAtgacacactgcaggagggagaGGAAGCCGAGAATGAGTATGAGTATGAGTATGAATTTTCAAGGCCACAGAGCACAGATATATCACGCTGCAGCAACAACCTCAGGAAATGGAGGAACAAGGCTGCACTGCAGGTGGAAGAAGAGATGGAGAGAAAGAGGaacagagaaagagacagagactGGTCCTACTTTCATCCCCTACGCAGGACCAGTCTCTGCCACAGCCAAGAACCCCTGAACACCTGCAAGAGTGACTACATCAGCGTTTAA